ATGAGAATCGTCTCGCTGCTCCCGTCGGCGACCGAGATCTGCTTCGCACTGGGCGCAGGGGACGAGGTCCACGGCGTCACCTTCGAGTGCGACTACCCCGCGGCCGCCCGCGAGCGGCGAATCGTCTCCACCACCAACCTTCCGGCCGGCCTCACACCGGCCGAGATCGACGCCGCCGTCCGCGAGCGGGCGGCAGCCGGCGAAGACCTCTACAAGCTCGACCGAGACGCCCTCCGCACGATCGACCCCGACCTGGTCATCACCCAGGACCTCTGCGCCGTCTGCGCCATCGACGTCGACGACGTGGAAGAAGCGCTGTCCTACCTGGGCTGCCAGGCCAAGGTCGTCACCACCGACCCCCACGACCTCACCGAGGTCCTGGAATCCATCGCACAGATCGCCCAAGCCATCGGCCGCCCGTCCGAGCCGCTGATCGAAAACCTCAGACACAGATTGTCTGGGGTGGAGAAACAACCTCGGACAGAACAGAAAATGCTGGTTCTGGAGTGGACCGATCCGCCGTTCGCTCCTGGGCACTGGATTCCGGAGATGGTGGAAGTGGCCGGCGGTGTCAGCGTGCTGGGGTCCGCTGGGCTGCGATCCGGGCGGACGACCTGGCCGGCTGTTGCCGCGGCTCGGCCTGAGGTTGTGGTGGTCGCGCCGTGTGGATTCGGGCTCGACGACTCGGCGCGCCTGGGCAAGGACCTGATCGACCAAGGACTGCTGCCCGACGTACCGGTCTGGGCCGTCGACGCGAACGGCTACTTCGCGCGTCCCGGTCCTCGCCTGGTGGACGGCGTGGAGGCACTCGCCGGGATCCTTCGCAGTACAGCGGTCGACCCCCAGGTGGCCCGGCAGATCCGTTAGTTTCGTCTGCGTGCTGATCACCCTGCTGGTTCTTGCCGCCGCCCTGGCCGCGCTCGCCGTCTGGGCGAGGACCAAGCGTCAGCGCTTCTTCACCGCACGCACCCAGGCCGCCCAGCACAACGGCTGGACCCCAGCACCGATGGACCCAGCCCTCGAAGGCGTCGCGAACCGCATCCTCACTTCCGGCACCAACACCCGCCTGATCACGGGCCAGTACGCCGGCTACGCGTTCCGCGCCTTCGACCACTCCCACGCGACCACCAGAACCAGTACGGCGACCAAGCTGCACGTGGTCGCCGTACAGCTCCCCGTCGTCCTCCCGTCGATCGCCGTCACCACCGACGACCCGATCGCCCGCACCCTCCGCGTCCCCGACCAGCAACTCGAGTCCGGCACCTTCAACGAGACCTTCGCCGTCGAGTCGCCCAACCAGCGCTACGCCTCCGCCGTCGTCCACCCGCAGCTCATGGAGTGGATGCTCCAGCACCCTCACCTGCAGTGGTGGATCGACGGCCCGTACCTCGTCACCTGGGGTCTCCACTGGTGGACCGTCGACACCGTGACGGCGGCCCTCGACGACCTGACGGCCGTCGCGCAGCAGATCCCGCCGTTCGTCCTGGCCGACTACCGGCTCAGCTGAGTCCACACCTCGCGCAACGCCCGCGCCGCGTCGCCTTCCAGACCGGCCGCGTCCATCGTCTCCGCCAGTTCGTCGAACTCCGGGCCCCACCGCCAAGCCACCGCCCGCAGCTGCTCCGGCAATCCCGGATCCTTCAGCGATCCGCCATCGGCCCGCGTGTGCTGCGCCGTCAGCGCCTCGGTCACGCCGTGCTCGGCCGCCAGCTGGAACGCCAGCACGGCCAACGCCGCTTTCCCCTTGTTGTACAGCGCGTACGACGACTTGGCCGCACTCGCCGCCCCGGGCTCGGCCCCGACCACCATCGGCGTCACCGACGTACCGGCCCACAAACCCGCCGCCTGCTCGGCCGCTGCGCCCGAGAGCATCAAGTGCGTCGGACTCGGACCGCCGGTCGGCGGCGGGCCGATCACTCCGCCGTCCACGAAGGTTGCCTTGGGCAATGCTTCGCGCGTCCGCTGCAGGGAGTTCGGCGACAGCGGGTTCGCCTCGACGTAGATCCCCGCGAAGCCCGACCGACCCACCTCCTCGGCGATCGCCACCGCGCCCTGCGGCGCGCACGAGCACAGCACCACCTCGGCCCCACCCACCGCTTCGTCGTACGACGAACCGATCAGCCCCGCCGCCTCGGCGCGCGCGACCGACGCCGTACTGCGTCCTTCCGGCACCCAGTGCACCTCGTGCCCCGCCGCCACCAACTGCGCGGCGAGCTGCGACCCCATGGCTCCCGGATGGAAAACAGCGACCCGCATCTGCGGCGTCCTCTCTCGAGTGGCTAGTGATCCCCAAGATAGGCGAGTACGGCGAGCACCCGGCGGTGCTGCTCGTCGTTGACCAGGAGCCCGAGCTTGCCGAGGATGCTGCCGATGTGGGTCTCCACGGTCCGCTCGGTCAGCCAGAGCCGCCGGCTGATCCCCACGTTCGTGCACCCCTCGGCCATCAGCGCGAGCACCTCCCGCTCACGCGCCGTCAACGCCGCCAGCCGATCCTCGGCCCGCGACCGCCCGATCAGGCTCTCCACCACCTCCGGGTCCAGCGCCGATCCACCCGCCGCCACCCGCTCGAGCGCGTCGAGAAACTCGTCGACCGCCAGCACCCGGTCCTTCAGCAGATACCCGAACCGCCCGCCGCTCACCAACTCGGTCGAGTGCCGCGTCTCCACATGCTGCGACAGCAACACGATCGCCAGCTCCGGATACAACCCCCCGCAACCTCTTCGCAGCCCGAGCACCGTCATCGGTCAACTCCGGCGGCATCCGCACATCGACAATCACCAACTCCGGCGCCGTCTCCCCCACCACCGTCACCAACGACACCGCATCCCCCGCCAGCCCCACGATCTCGTGCCCCGCATCCCCCAGCAACCGAGCCAACCCCGCCCGAAACAACGCGGAGTCCTCCCCAATCACAATCCGCACGGCAGGACCACCTCTATCGCTGTGCCGGCGCCGGCTGGGCTGTGCATCGTGAGCGAACCGCCAAGCGCCACCACTCGGTCGGTCAGGCCGGTCAGGCCTGAGCCAGGGCGGGCTTGTGCTCCGCCGCAGCCGTCGTCCTCGACGCGGATGCGGACGGCCTCCGGCGACCGCGTCACCTGGACGCCGATTCTCGTCGCCTGCGCGTACTTCGCCGCGTTCACCACCGCCTCGGCCGCCACGAAGTACGCCGTCGTGATCAGCTGCTCCGGCAGC
The Kribbella italica DNA segment above includes these coding regions:
- a CDS encoding cobalamin-binding protein, translating into MRIVSLLPSATEICFALGAGDEVHGVTFECDYPAAARERRIVSTTNLPAGLTPAEIDAAVRERAAAGEDLYKLDRDALRTIDPDLVITQDLCAVCAIDVDDVEEALSYLGCQAKVVTTDPHDLTEVLESIAQIAQAIGRPSEPLIENLRHRLSGVEKQPRTEQKMLVLEWTDPPFAPGHWIPEMVEVAGGVSVLGSAGLRSGRTTWPAVAAARPEVVVVAPCGFGLDDSARLGKDLIDQGLLPDVPVWAVDANGYFARPGPRLVDGVEALAGILRSTAVDPQVARQIR
- a CDS encoding DUF1932 domain-containing protein — protein: MRVAVFHPGAMGSQLAAQLVAAGHEVHWVPEGRSTASVARAEAAGLIGSSYDEAVGGAEVVLCSCAPQGAVAIAEEVGRSGFAGIYVEANPLSPNSLQRTREALPKATFVDGGVIGPPPTGGPSPTHLMLSGAAAEQAAGLWAGTSVTPMVVGAEPGAASAAKSSYALYNKGKAALAVLAFQLAAEHGVTEALTAQHTRADGGSLKDPGLPEQLRAVAWRWGPEFDELAETMDAAGLEGDAARALREVWTQLSR
- a CDS encoding sensor histidine kinase is translated as MGDELPEQLITTAYFVAAEAVVNAAKYAQATRIGVQVTRSPEAVRIRVEDDGCGGAQARPGSGLTGLTDRVVALGGSLTMHSPAGAGTAIEVVLPCGL